From Streptomyces sp. NBC_00775, one genomic window encodes:
- a CDS encoding calcium:proton antiporter, whose translation MIVRLRSLVTQWTFVVPVVAVVLLAFTWGRDLPGAVVVLVTLVLAGAVLAAVHHAEVVAHRVGEPFGSLVLAVAVTIIEVALIVTLMADGGDKSSTLARDTVFAAVMITCNGIVGLCLLVASLRHGLAVFNAEGTGAALATVATLATLSLVFPTFTTSKPGPEFSTAQLTFAALASLVLYGLFVTTQTVRHRDYFLPITRQGEVIDADDHAGAPSGREAGISLGLLGLALVGVVGLAKGVSPTIESGVEAAGMPHSVVGVIIALLVLLPETIAALRSARRDRVQTSLNLALGSAMASIGLTIPAVALATIWLSGPLVLGLGSTQMVLLALTVVVSSLTVVPGRATPLQGGVHLVIFAAYLELAINP comes from the coding sequence ATGATCGTTCGGCTCCGGTCACTCGTGACGCAGTGGACGTTCGTCGTACCCGTGGTCGCGGTGGTCCTGCTGGCCTTCACCTGGGGACGTGACCTGCCGGGTGCGGTCGTCGTGCTGGTGACCCTGGTCCTTGCCGGGGCCGTGCTGGCCGCCGTCCATCACGCCGAGGTCGTCGCGCACCGGGTCGGCGAACCCTTCGGCTCACTCGTCCTCGCCGTCGCCGTCACGATCATCGAGGTCGCGCTGATCGTCACCCTGATGGCGGACGGCGGCGACAAGAGCTCGACCCTGGCCCGCGACACGGTGTTCGCAGCCGTGATGATCACGTGCAACGGCATCGTCGGGCTGTGTCTGCTGGTCGCCTCACTGCGTCACGGGCTGGCCGTCTTCAACGCGGAGGGAACCGGCGCCGCCCTCGCGACCGTCGCGACGCTCGCCACGCTCAGCCTGGTCTTCCCGACGTTCACCACCAGCAAGCCGGGCCCGGAGTTCTCCACCGCCCAGCTCACCTTCGCCGCGCTCGCCTCGCTGGTCCTGTACGGCCTCTTCGTGACGACCCAGACCGTGCGGCACCGGGACTACTTCCTGCCGATCACCAGGCAGGGCGAGGTGATCGACGCGGACGACCACGCCGGCGCCCCGTCCGGCCGCGAAGCCGGGATCAGCCTGGGGCTGCTCGGCCTGGCTCTCGTCGGAGTGGTCGGCCTCGCCAAGGGCGTGTCGCCCACCATCGAGTCCGGGGTCGAGGCGGCCGGCATGCCGCACTCCGTGGTCGGTGTGATCATCGCGCTGCTCGTCCTCCTTCCCGAGACCATCGCCGCGCTGCGGTCGGCCCGCCGTGACCGGGTGCAGACCAGCCTGAACCTCGCCCTCGGCTCCGCGATGGCCAGCATCGGACTGACGATCCCCGCTGTCGCCCTGGCGACCATCTGGCTCTCCGGGCCACTCGTCCTCGGCCTCGGCTCCACCCAGATGGTGCTGCTCGCGCTGACCGTGGTGGTGAGCTCCCTGACGGTGGTTCCCGGGCGCGCGACCCCCCTCCAGGGAGGCGTCCACCTGGTTATCTTCGCGGCCTATCTGGAACTGGCGATCAACCCTTGA
- a CDS encoding amino acid ABC transporter ATP-binding protein, whose protein sequence is MSRNPDLSGPMLRMESVRKTFGDSVVLRDVDLEVAPHTVTTLIGASGSGKSTLLRCANLLEEIDDGAIWLDGEEITDPRVDQDAVRRRIGVVFQAYNLFPHMTVLENITLAPRRVHGVNRAEAEAHARELLDRLGLGAKAGEYPDRLSGGQQQRAAIVRALAVRPRLLLLDEITAALDPELVGEVLNVVRDLKDDGMTMVLATHEMGFAREVADQVCFLDGGVILERGTAEDIFGNPQQERTQRFLRRIVEAGRL, encoded by the coding sequence ATGAGCCGGAACCCCGACCTCAGCGGTCCCATGCTGCGGATGGAGTCCGTCCGCAAGACCTTCGGCGACTCGGTCGTGCTGCGGGACGTCGACCTGGAAGTCGCCCCGCACACGGTGACCACGCTGATCGGCGCCTCCGGTTCGGGCAAGTCGACGCTGTTGCGCTGCGCGAACCTCCTGGAGGAGATCGACGACGGTGCGATCTGGCTGGACGGCGAGGAGATCACCGACCCGAGGGTCGACCAGGACGCGGTACGCCGGCGGATCGGCGTGGTCTTCCAGGCCTACAACCTCTTTCCGCACATGACCGTCCTGGAGAACATCACCCTCGCCCCGCGCCGCGTACACGGCGTGAACCGCGCCGAGGCTGAGGCGCACGCGCGTGAGCTGCTCGATCGGCTCGGGCTCGGCGCCAAGGCGGGCGAGTACCCGGACCGGCTCAGCGGCGGCCAGCAGCAACGGGCCGCGATCGTGCGTGCCCTGGCCGTACGTCCCCGGCTGCTCCTCCTCGACGAGATCACCGCCGCCCTCGACCCTGAACTCGTCGGCGAGGTCCTCAACGTCGTCCGGGACTTGAAGGACGACGGAATGACCATGGTCCTGGCCACGCACGAGATGGGCTTCGCCCGCGAGGTCGCGGACCAGGTCTGCTTCCTGGACGGTGGTGTGATCCTGGAGCGAGGCACGGCCGAGGACATCTTCGGCAACCCTCAGCAGGAGCGGACGCAGCGGTTTCTGCGACGGATCGTGGAGGCGGGTCGGCTCTGA
- a CDS encoding S66 family peptidase — MTTPSYPPKPSPGDRIAVISPSSGLAGILPLPYELGLERLRKEYDLEPVEYPATRKMGSTPQERADDIHAAFADPTIRAVIASIGGEDQITVLPLLDRELIRANPKPFFGMSDNTNLLAYLRNAGIVGYHGASVMCELGRPVAMNPHTAESLRAALFTSGEYELRPAERWNDVSRDWADPATFDAEPETRPGAGWTWVNADRVVEGRSWGGCLEILGWLLMADREISHDLTEYDGGVLFLETSEEMPSAPEVFRTLRNMGERGLLQRFSALLMGRARTWSFERPNSPEEGARYAAEQREAVLRAMRAYAPDTTIVFDVDLGHTDPQIVIPYGGAIRVDGPARRIAVTY, encoded by the coding sequence ATGACGACGCCTTCGTACCCTCCCAAGCCCTCCCCCGGCGACCGGATAGCCGTGATCTCGCCGTCCTCAGGACTGGCGGGGATCCTCCCACTCCCGTACGAGCTGGGCCTGGAGCGGCTGCGCAAGGAGTACGACCTCGAACCGGTGGAGTATCCGGCGACCCGGAAAATGGGCTCGACCCCGCAGGAACGGGCCGACGACATCCACGCGGCGTTCGCCGATCCGACGATCAGGGCGGTCATCGCGTCGATCGGCGGCGAGGACCAGATCACCGTGCTGCCGCTGCTGGACCGGGAGTTGATCCGGGCGAATCCGAAGCCGTTCTTCGGGATGAGCGACAACACCAACCTGCTGGCGTATCTCCGCAACGCCGGAATCGTCGGCTACCACGGTGCGTCGGTGATGTGCGAGCTGGGCCGCCCGGTTGCCATGAACCCGCACACCGCCGAATCCCTCAGGGCGGCGCTCTTCACCTCCGGCGAGTACGAGCTCAGGCCCGCCGAGCGCTGGAATGACGTCAGCCGCGACTGGGCGGATCCGGCGACCTTCGACGCGGAGCCGGAGACCCGGCCCGGCGCCGGATGGACCTGGGTGAACGCCGACCGGGTGGTCGAGGGCCGAAGTTGGGGCGGCTGCCTGGAGATCCTTGGCTGGCTGCTGATGGCCGACCGCGAGATCTCCCACGACCTCACCGAGTACGACGGCGGGGTGCTGTTCCTGGAGACCTCGGAGGAGATGCCGAGCGCCCCCGAGGTCTTCCGCACGCTGCGGAACATGGGTGAGCGCGGACTGCTCCAGCGCTTCTCCGCGCTGCTGATGGGCCGCGCCAGGACGTGGTCCTTCGAGCGCCCCAACAGCCCGGAGGAGGGTGCTCGTTACGCCGCCGAGCAGCGGGAGGCCGTGCTCCGCGCCATGCGTGCCTACGCGCCCGACACCACGATCGTCTTCGACGTGGACCTCGGACACACCGACCCCCAAATCGTCATCCCCTATGGGGGCGCGATTCGTGTCGACGGACCCGCCCGGCGCATCGCGGTCACCTATTGA
- a CDS encoding MFS transporter, giving the protein MHDVRTVRAPSMLRLAAASLAGTAIEFYDFFVYGTAAALVLGPLFFPTFSPLAGTLAAFATFGVGFVARPLGSVLFGHIGDRRGRRPVMVASLLLTGAATVAVGFVPTYDRIGVSAPVLLLVLRFLQGLGLGGEWGGAVLLTAEHAPAERRGLWSSFPQIGPSLGFVLANGVMLVLSATLSDAQFAAWGWRVPFWAAGVLAVAGLWLRGSLAESPRFLEMRDHARVPLAEVVRDHWRLVLLTAGGLAVGYAVFYAVTTWALAYGVERLGVSRTVMLACIMAAVVVKGSLTPLVALLGDRYGRRPLCIAGCAGAALWMFPMVALLSTGEPLLMFLGFLVALLAFVTMFAVIAAYLPELYEPRVRCTGAAVGYNLGGVLGGALTPIVATAVASGERVPWGVAAYLTGIALLSLGCFVLLPETRPVPRLAVVPATE; this is encoded by the coding sequence ATGCACGACGTACGCACCGTAAGGGCGCCCTCCATGCTCCGGCTCGCGGCCGCCTCGCTTGCCGGGACGGCCATCGAGTTCTACGACTTCTTCGTCTACGGGACCGCGGCCGCACTGGTACTCGGCCCGCTGTTCTTCCCGACGTTCTCACCGCTGGCGGGGACGTTGGCGGCCTTCGCGACGTTCGGCGTCGGGTTCGTCGCACGCCCGCTCGGATCGGTGCTGTTCGGGCACATCGGGGACCGGCGCGGGCGGCGGCCGGTCATGGTCGCCTCGCTGCTGCTGACCGGTGCGGCTACCGTCGCCGTCGGCTTCGTACCGACGTACGACCGGATCGGCGTGTCCGCTCCCGTGCTCCTTCTTGTGCTGCGTTTTCTGCAGGGCCTCGGGCTCGGTGGGGAGTGGGGCGGGGCGGTGCTGCTGACCGCGGAGCACGCGCCTGCCGAGCGGCGCGGGCTGTGGTCGAGCTTCCCGCAGATCGGTCCTTCGCTGGGGTTCGTACTGGCCAACGGCGTGATGCTGGTGCTGTCGGCGACACTGTCCGACGCGCAGTTCGCGGCGTGGGGGTGGCGGGTGCCGTTCTGGGCGGCGGGGGTGCTCGCCGTGGCGGGGCTGTGGCTGCGCGGCTCGCTCGCGGAGAGCCCGCGGTTTCTGGAAATGCGGGACCACGCGCGTGTGCCGCTCGCCGAGGTGGTGCGCGACCACTGGCGGCTCGTGCTGCTGACGGCCGGCGGCCTCGCCGTCGGCTACGCCGTGTTCTACGCGGTGACGACCTGGGCGCTCGCCTACGGCGTCGAACGGCTCGGTGTGAGCCGTACCGTCATGCTGGCCTGCATCATGGCCGCCGTAGTGGTGAAGGGCTCCCTGACGCCCCTGGTGGCCCTGCTGGGCGACCGTTACGGACGGCGGCCGCTGTGCATCGCGGGCTGCGCGGGCGCCGCGCTCTGGATGTTCCCGATGGTCGCGCTGCTTTCGACTGGCGAACCCCTGCTGATGTTCCTCGGTTTCCTGGTGGCGCTGCTCGCGTTCGTCACGATGTTCGCTGTGATCGCCGCGTATCTGCCGGAGTTGTACGAGCCCAGGGTGCGCTGCACGGGCGCCGCGGTGGGCTACAACCTGGGCGGCGTCCTTGGGGGTGCGCTCACGCCGATCGTGGCGACGGCGGTGGCGAGCGGAGAGCGCGTCCCGTGGGGCGTGGCCGCGTATCTGACCGGGATCGCGCTGCTCAGTCTGGGGTGCTTCGTGCTGCTGCCGGAGACCCGGCCGGTGCCGCGGCTGGCGGTCGTACCGGCGACGGAGTGA
- a CDS encoding TerC/Alx family metal homeostasis membrane protein yields MDVSVTLWVLTIVGLAALIAVDFFIGRKPHDVSIKEAGIWTIVWIALAGLFGLGLLMFSGGEPAGEFFAGFITEKSLSVDNLFVFVLIMAKFAVPSQYQQRVLLVGVLIALVLRTIFIAAGAAIIASFAWVFYIFGAFLIYTAWKLIQEARADDEDEEFEENKLLKAAERRFGVADRYHGTRLWIEQNGKRVMTPMLVVMLAIGTTDVLFALDSIPAIFGLTQDPYIVFTANAFALMGLRQLYFLIGGLLRKLVHLSYGLSVILGFIGIKLVLHALHESGVHVPEISIPVSLGVICGVLVVTTITSLVASKKQAALEEVKSAPKDSVDV; encoded by the coding sequence GTGGATGTTTCCGTGACCCTTTGGGTCCTGACAATCGTGGGCCTCGCCGCCCTGATCGCGGTCGACTTCTTCATCGGCCGCAAGCCGCACGACGTATCCATCAAGGAAGCCGGAATCTGGACCATCGTCTGGATCGCCCTGGCCGGACTGTTCGGACTCGGACTGCTCATGTTCTCCGGCGGTGAGCCCGCCGGAGAGTTCTTCGCTGGCTTCATCACCGAGAAGTCCCTGAGCGTCGACAACCTCTTCGTCTTCGTCCTGATCATGGCGAAGTTCGCGGTGCCCTCGCAGTACCAGCAGCGGGTGCTCCTCGTCGGTGTGCTCATAGCCCTCGTCCTGCGCACGATATTCATCGCCGCGGGTGCCGCGATCATCGCGAGCTTCGCGTGGGTCTTCTACATCTTCGGCGCGTTCCTCATCTACACCGCCTGGAAGCTGATCCAGGAGGCCCGTGCCGACGACGAGGACGAGGAGTTCGAGGAGAACAAGCTGCTCAAGGCCGCCGAGCGACGCTTCGGCGTGGCCGACCGGTACCACGGCACCAGGCTGTGGATCGAGCAGAACGGCAAGCGCGTCATGACGCCGATGCTGGTCGTGATGCTGGCGATCGGCACCACCGACGTGCTCTTCGCGCTCGACTCGATCCCCGCGATCTTCGGTCTGACCCAGGACCCCTACATCGTCTTCACGGCCAACGCGTTCGCGCTGATGGGTCTGCGACAGCTGTACTTCCTCATCGGCGGCCTGCTCAGGAAGCTGGTCCACCTCAGCTACGGCCTGTCGGTCATCCTCGGCTTCATCGGCATCAAGCTGGTGCTGCACGCGCTGCACGAGTCCGGCGTGCATGTCCCCGAGATCTCCATCCCGGTCTCGCTCGGCGTGATCTGCGGCGTCCTGGTGGTCACCACGATCACCAGCCTGGTCGCCTCCAAGAAGCAGGCGGCGCTCGAAGAGGTCAAGAGCGCTCCGAAGGACAGCGTCGACGTCTGA
- a CDS encoding ankyrin repeat domain-containing protein — translation MNFFEGLIAPDPPDPPDPAGEPQPETERRLAAYRPGSDESLPPANWFVPAQLPQVTELGAGPTARIMLTGCQVWPGSVTFRLHVFLRSIRQGRPTHPIHFGPGRPGTGALRFGLLLPDGRRITTLDGHPWPAPTEGPPRPTLRLHGGSGGGFHYQMELHLSQLPPEGPMQLVAEWPDHGVPETHTEIDATALRAAAAEAVAIWPETEPPPSEGKARHTGSYAIISPGPGELMAQGIVGPAGRRDNRPAAPPRNPDRDDWEAMGHQGWQDIALVRARLAQGADPQEELDSWSGETPLHHAAEHGAPEVVAELLRHVEDVDVAGREGCTPLWEAVCHGQREAAELLLAAGANAWSPQMGGRSPGRLALTTQLAPLFEALPDAVPLTPEEREAQEDADRRAEVFRDMHFEGRSIAFVAGIDEETAIRRLGADPAAAAVLDLDREPGPYGTGPHGFDPGDYELSGRFVGVTGVPGGCVLVQPTNYRLNTSDVLNALSPGTTAYGLYFNAKGGTFGEFSRDGHSELSEEIGLVFGDEPDLHWLYRFWQWDKPSGMWGAYEVAYASHMGGIRVTDRRAVEGPPRRWAGIPEGSELLG, via the coding sequence ATGAATTTCTTCGAGGGATTGATCGCGCCCGACCCGCCCGACCCGCCCGATCCGGCCGGCGAGCCGCAACCCGAGACGGAGCGCCGACTGGCTGCCTACCGGCCGGGCTCGGACGAGTCGTTACCACCCGCAAACTGGTTCGTGCCCGCCCAACTGCCGCAGGTCACCGAACTCGGCGCCGGCCCGACCGCGCGCATCATGCTCACCGGCTGCCAGGTGTGGCCCGGTTCTGTGACCTTCCGGCTGCACGTCTTCCTGAGGTCGATCCGCCAGGGCCGGCCGACGCACCCCATCCACTTCGGGCCGGGCCGACCCGGCACCGGAGCCCTGCGCTTCGGCCTGCTGCTCCCGGACGGGCGGCGGATCACCACACTCGACGGCCACCCGTGGCCCGCACCCACGGAGGGACCGCCACGGCCCACTCTGCGACTGCACGGTGGAAGCGGCGGCGGGTTCCACTACCAAATGGAGCTGCACCTGTCGCAGTTGCCCCCGGAGGGGCCCATGCAACTGGTGGCCGAGTGGCCCGACCACGGCGTGCCCGAAACGCATACGGAGATCGACGCGACGGCACTACGGGCCGCGGCCGCCGAGGCGGTGGCGATCTGGCCGGAGACCGAGCCCCCACCCTCCGAGGGGAAGGCTCGGCATACGGGCAGCTACGCGATCATCAGCCCGGGGCCGGGGGAGCTCATGGCGCAGGGCATCGTCGGCCCCGCCGGACGTCGCGACAACCGGCCGGCCGCTCCGCCGCGGAACCCGGACCGTGATGACTGGGAGGCCATGGGGCACCAGGGATGGCAGGACATCGCACTCGTCAGAGCACGCCTCGCACAGGGCGCCGACCCTCAGGAGGAACTCGACTCCTGGTCCGGCGAGACCCCACTGCACCACGCCGCGGAGCATGGCGCGCCCGAGGTCGTCGCCGAACTCCTGCGGCACGTCGAGGACGTGGACGTGGCGGGTCGCGAGGGATGCACCCCACTGTGGGAGGCGGTCTGCCACGGTCAGAGGGAGGCCGCGGAGCTGCTGCTCGCCGCGGGCGCGAACGCCTGGAGCCCGCAGATGGGCGGCCGGTCGCCGGGCCGTCTCGCCCTCACGACACAGCTGGCCCCGCTTTTCGAGGCGCTGCCTGACGCTGTGCCGCTGACTCCGGAGGAGCGCGAGGCGCAGGAGGATGCCGACCGCCGGGCCGAGGTCTTCCGGGACATGCACTTCGAAGGCCGGTCGATCGCCTTCGTGGCGGGGATCGACGAGGAAACGGCGATACGCCGCCTGGGGGCCGACCCGGCTGCCGCTGCCGTACTCGACCTCGACCGGGAGCCGGGTCCGTACGGCACCGGACCCCACGGGTTCGACCCCGGTGACTACGAGCTCTCCGGGCGCTTCGTGGGCGTGACCGGAGTACCTGGCGGATGCGTCCTGGTCCAACCCACCAACTACCGCCTGAACACCTCGGACGTACTCAACGCCCTCTCACCCGGCACGACCGCCTACGGGCTCTACTTCAACGCCAAGGGAGGCACCTTCGGCGAGTTCTCGCGCGACGGGCACAGCGAGTTGAGTGAGGAGATCGGCCTCGTGTTCGGGGACGAGCCCGACCTCCACTGGCTGTACCGCTTCTGGCAGTGGGACAAGCCCTCCGGGATGTGGGGCGCCTACGAAGTCGCGTACGCCTCGCACATGGGCGGTATACGTGTCACCGACCGACGCGCGGTCGAGGGGCCGCCGCGGCGCTGGGCGGGGATACCCGAGGGCAGCGAACTGCTGGGCTGA
- a CDS encoding TerD family protein — MTAELVRGQNHPLSQVRLEVRVSAGKPIVAGATLSDEQGKVRGVEWVAHPGAPTLPGLEVSKQAAADHRLAFDLDALPETVHRVSVLLALPSGVGSPVRFGSVAAPFIAVTGLDGSEVASYTITGLDAESAVVALELYRRQGAWKVRAVGQGYAGGLAELLTDQGLPEAQQLAGSINEAVAQGLARSVAAPPPRTPDGDRSRQAATSAPGPDQPYGGPQGAPGAVPPQQSPYDVPSPQGATAPQTGYPGGSAQPDPSAVTQPSTPAGGGIDYSHPGRQTGAPPPPPPTAPPAQPGQPAQPVAGDATGWSMEERLYNQVWGMFEDLARTTAAYRSAVDFADSRMEQELDKVLSDPRSRIGGQGDAARDAARAKHADLVDQARAALDRDLAQLTAEAEVVEPALPPAFARWDNPVWHGYRVPMEIPMALRLGDLCLPESEGLSIPMLVRLPLERGLWIDSGRATLDDSLADSDELRRLAMDTAVAHAARLLAVYPAGEFMVHVIDPAGSGASSLVPLVQSGALDGAPAAGATGVADVLDRLTQRVDLVQMAVRGGAADSLPPGFDTAEQLLIVNDFPHGFDDRAVTQLRYLADEGPAVGVHLMMVADREDASAYGPLLDPLWRSLLRITPVPDDHLADPWVGHAWTFEPALVPPGSQVLQQVLAQVAAARRPWNR; from the coding sequence ATGACGGCCGAGCTGGTCCGGGGGCAGAACCATCCGCTCTCCCAGGTCCGTCTTGAGGTCCGTGTTTCGGCCGGCAAGCCGATCGTGGCCGGGGCCACGCTCAGCGATGAGCAGGGCAAGGTCCGCGGCGTCGAGTGGGTGGCCCACCCGGGCGCGCCCACCCTGCCCGGACTCGAGGTCTCCAAGCAGGCGGCGGCCGACCACCGCCTCGCGTTCGATCTGGACGCCCTGCCGGAGACCGTGCACCGGGTCAGTGTGCTGCTCGCGCTGCCGTCCGGGGTCGGGAGCCCGGTCCGGTTCGGCTCCGTCGCCGCCCCCTTCATCGCGGTCACCGGCCTCGACGGCTCCGAGGTCGCCAGCTACACCATCACAGGGCTGGACGCCGAGTCGGCCGTCGTCGCCCTGGAGCTCTACCGCAGGCAGGGCGCCTGGAAGGTCCGCGCGGTCGGCCAGGGGTACGCGGGTGGTCTCGCCGAACTCCTCACCGACCAGGGCCTGCCCGAGGCCCAGCAACTCGCGGGCAGCATCAACGAGGCGGTGGCCCAGGGCCTGGCCCGCTCGGTGGCCGCACCCCCGCCGCGCACGCCCGACGGGGACCGCTCACGACAGGCGGCCACCTCGGCGCCGGGACCGGACCAGCCCTACGGCGGACCACAGGGCGCCCCGGGGGCCGTACCGCCGCAGCAGTCCCCGTACGACGTGCCGAGTCCGCAAGGGGCCACAGCGCCGCAGACCGGCTACCCGGGCGGCTCCGCGCAGCCCGATCCCTCGGCCGTCACCCAGCCGTCCACTCCCGCCGGTGGCGGGATCGACTACAGCCATCCCGGCCGGCAGACCGGGGCCCCGCCCCCGCCCCCGCCGACCGCACCACCCGCTCAGCCCGGGCAGCCCGCCCAGCCCGTCGCGGGCGACGCGACCGGCTGGTCCATGGAGGAACGGCTCTACAACCAGGTGTGGGGCATGTTCGAGGACCTGGCCCGCACCACCGCCGCGTACCGCAGCGCCGTCGACTTCGCCGACTCGCGGATGGAGCAGGAGCTCGACAAGGTCCTGTCCGACCCACGCAGCAGGATCGGCGGACAGGGCGACGCCGCACGCGATGCGGCCCGGGCCAAGCACGCCGATCTGGTCGACCAGGCCCGCGCGGCCCTCGACCGGGACCTCGCACAGCTCACCGCCGAGGCCGAGGTGGTCGAGCCCGCGCTGCCCCCGGCGTTCGCACGCTGGGACAACCCGGTCTGGCACGGCTACCGGGTGCCGATGGAGATCCCCATGGCGCTGCGCCTGGGCGACCTCTGTCTGCCCGAGAGCGAGGGCCTGAGCATCCCGATGCTGGTCCGGCTGCCGCTGGAGCGCGGCCTGTGGATCGACAGCGGGCGGGCCACCCTCGACGATTCACTCGCTGACTCCGACGAGCTGCGCCGCCTCGCCATGGACACGGCGGTGGCGCATGCCGCACGGCTGCTCGCCGTCTATCCCGCGGGCGAGTTCATGGTGCACGTCATCGACCCGGCCGGCTCAGGAGCCTCGTCCCTCGTGCCACTGGTGCAGTCCGGAGCGCTCGACGGCGCGCCCGCGGCCGGTGCCACGGGTGTGGCCGACGTCCTGGACAGACTCACCCAGCGCGTCGACCTGGTACAGATGGCGGTGCGCGGCGGAGCGGCCGACTCGCTTCCACCGGGCTTCGACACCGCCGAGCAACTGCTGATCGTCAACGACTTTCCGCACGGCTTCGACGACCGCGCTGTGACCCAGCTGCGCTATCTCGCGGACGAGGGGCCGGCCGTCGGCGTCCATCTGATGATGGTGGCCGACCGGGAGGACGCCTCCGCCTACGGACCGCTGCTCGACCCGCTGTGGCGCTCGCTGCTGCGCATCACCCCGGTGCCCGACGACCACCTCGCCGACCCATGGGTCGGGCATGCCTGGACGTTTGAGCCCGCGCTCGTTCCGCCGGGCAGCCAGGTGCTCCAGCAGGTGCTCGCACAGGTGGCGGCGGCCCGTCGTCCCTGGAATCGCTGA
- the aroQ gene encoding type II 3-dehydroquinate dehydratase encodes MPRTLANAPIMILNGPNLNLLGQRQPEIYGSDTLADVEALCAKAAAAHGGTVDFRQSNHEGELVEWIHEARLNHAGIVINPAAYSHTSVAILDALNTCDGLPVVEVHISNIHQREEFRHHSYVSLRADGVIAGCGVQGYAFAVERVAALAGTGQAEA; translated from the coding sequence GTGCCCCGCACCCTCGCCAACGCCCCGATCATGATCCTCAATGGGCCCAACCTGAACCTCCTCGGGCAGCGCCAGCCGGAGATCTACGGTTCGGACACGCTCGCGGACGTAGAGGCACTGTGCGCCAAGGCGGCGGCCGCGCACGGCGGCACGGTGGACTTCCGGCAGTCCAACCACGAGGGCGAACTGGTGGAGTGGATCCACGAAGCACGTCTGAACCACGCCGGAATCGTGATCAACCCGGCCGCCTACTCGCACACTTCTGTCGCGATCCTGGATGCGCTCAACACCTGTGACGGCCTTCCTGTGGTGGAGGTCCACATCTCCAACATCCACCAGCGCGAGGAGTTCAGGCACCACTCGTACGTCTCGCTCCGCGCCGACGGGGTCATCGCGGGCTGCGGTGTGCAGGGGTACGCGTTCGCGGTGGAGCGGGTCGCGGCGCTGGCGGGGACGGGGCAGGCGGAGGCCTGA